TCTGTACAAGTGGATAATTTGTAAGTGAAATAaacgagatattttatttaaagaaagaataataaataaaaaattataataaagaaacataaaacataCAATATATCTTGAAtcactattttattatgtttagaTACTACTTAGTagtaattacaataattcttATATGGGAGAATTCTCAAAACCATATGTAGCAAAAGTTTTTGGCTTCTCGAGACCTTTGTAATCTTTAGTTCCCGGAATTCTTTCTTCACGTGTTGGTCTCACCATCCAACCAGATTGTCGCATCcaattctatgaaaataaatattttggtGTGATACTTAATATCAAGATGTTCCATTTGCGATatactgaaaaattatttcttacgcCTGTGTTATATTTGTAGTAATACCGTACACCATAAAGTATAACAAGACCCATCAAACATTTTGCTGTGACATAACGTAAAATCATTGCATTCTTATTACcctataattaaatataatatcaaacaaaaatagtatcaactaatgaaattacttttgaTAAATGGTCTACCtaaaagttttattcttttaccaTAAGAGGAGTTAATAATCCTTCAAGAGCATTTAAAGGTATTCTATAGAATCTTCGAAGTGGATTATAAAGATGCCTATAATATTCCTTTGTGTTTAATGGCTCTTCTGGTGCAAGAATCAGGCTTTTAAGATACCGAGCTCTCCATGCACGTTCTTCATCTGACATACCAATCaaacgttctctttctctcactaCACGGCCACCAATACTCATTGGTTTTACACCACCACTAATTGAAGATGCCATTGTAAACAAATTAACTGaaactataaaattgtaatgatataatagccaaataattgtaaaatgttgAGAATGTATTTAtcaatgatattaattacataaaatacaaaatatggaGAAAAGTAAAAcctgatatttatataaaatttgtgtcTTTACGCGCGTATAAAGTATGTACGTAatactaatttaatttatataaaaattaaagcatACAGTAGattacatacatttataatataactattataatataaactatacaaaatacaca
The nucleotide sequence above comes from Bombus pyrosoma isolate SC7728 linkage group LG1, ASM1482585v1, whole genome shotgun sequence. Encoded proteins:
- the LOC122569529 gene encoding uncharacterized protein LOC122569529; this translates as MASSISGGVKPMSIGGRVVRERERLIGMSDEERAWRARYLKSLILAPEEPLNTKEYYRHLYNPLRRFYRIPLNALEGLLTPLMGNKNAMILRYVTAKCLMGLVILYGVRYYYKYNTGNWMRQSGWMVRPTREERIPGTKDYKGLEKPKTFATYGFENSPI